The DNA sequence CCAACAGAAAATGCATGGCGCAGGCCTCTATCAGACAAACGGCAAGTAACGCAATCATCAGTGCTGTCTGCCCCGATTCCCGGTACGTCGTGACAGGATACTGATCTGCTTTAATGTCGCTGTTCAATCGCCACCAGCTAAGGAGACTGAACCGAATAACCTGACTCTCACTGGTAAATACAGCCGCTATGCCGGGGCTAACAACAGCGGCCAGACTACTGCTCAAGGCGGTCATTGGGTCTTGAAACGCGCGGTGTTTTCGATAAGCTCCCAGTAGTGACCGGATGCGAACCACAACCAGTGCAAGCGTGCCCAACTCGACCAGTGCGATAAGAGCAGGCCAGCCTAGGGCAAAGGGACGCGGATAGTCGGGTAGGATGAACAAGGCCAGCCGTAAGAACGCAACAATTGCCAGCAGCAGGAATGAGCCAGAACGGGACCGGGGCTTGAGAACCAGCCAATAAAACAAAGCTGCGGGCACCACCACCAGATCAAACAGGATGGCACCAGCCATAAGGTCAGGTTGCCGTTGAAAGGTACCCGAACGGGAAATCTGACATTCGACACCCAGCAGCACGACGTATAAAGTGACAAACAGAGTCGGGCGACGGAGGGAATGGATGGTGTCGTTCATGGTAGTTTCTTAATTCGTTTGCCGGTGCCTGAACTAAATATCAGTACGTCAATGATCTTAGCCCAGCACGTTATAGATAATTACAGGGGCCGATTTGTTTTTTAGACTTACCTCGCCAATGCGTTCGCAGGTGAACGATTCCGCTACGTCCTGCTGGGATAATTCTGTAATGACGACCTGCCCCGGCCGGGCTACGGTCTGAAGCCGCTGCGCCATATTTACGGCATCCCCGATCACGGTATAGTCCAGCCGTCGGAGCGTGCGGGAACCAATGTTACCAGACACCATCTCGCCGGTATTAATACCAATGGCTACCTGCGGATGATAGTCGGGCTGGTTCGTTAAAGGTGATTCGAGAGTCGCGATCTGCGAGCGCACCCCCAGCCCGGCTTCGATGGCCCGGTCGAGGTGGTAATCGCCCCGAAAAACGGCCATTACAGCGTCGCCCATGAATTTGTCTACGTGGCCGCCCTGCGCAATGATTTCCTTCACCATAATGTCGAAGTAGCGGTTTACCAGCTTGACAACCGTATCGGCTGATTCTTTTTCGGCGATGGCCGTGAATCCACAAATGTCGATGAACATAACGGTGGCGTGCACGGTTTCGCTGGCCGAGAGGGATGTTTCAAACTCGGTACGCCCCATAAACGCCAATACCGACTCATCGACGTACATGCGCAGAATATCATTTTCCTTGATGGCCTGCAGCGTTTGCCGGAGCTGCGTGACATAGTCCATCGTCTTCTGCATGGTAAGTTCGAGATCTTCGAAATTAACGGGTTTGGTGATGAAGTCGAAAGCGCCCCGGTTCATAGCGGTACGGATATTATCCATGTCGCCATAGGCGGAAACAATTACCGATTTGAGCATCGGATTGGTTTCGTGGAGCTTCACCAGCAGCGTCAATCCATCCATACCGGGCATGTTGATATCGGTAAGGACCATGTCAATATCGGGGTGCTGTTCGAGAACAAGCAGCGCTTCTTCGCCGTCGTGGGCGAATACGAATTCGTATTGTTTTTCCCGAATCTGCCGTCGAAATTTCTGCTTGATCAAGAGTTCAAGATCTGTTTCGTCGTCGACGACCAGTATTTTTGCCTTCATGCTACGTTGCGAAGTTTTTGTTTCAACACCGCGAAATCGAGCGGTTTGGTCAGAAAGTCATTAGCCCCCAGTTCAACCGCCTGTTGCTGTGAACCCGGATCGCCGTAGGCCGTGATCATCATGACAATGGGTGGAGGAGGGGCGTTGAAGTCGGACCGGATGTGCCGCAGCAGTTCGAAGCCACTCATGCCGGGCATGTTGATATCAGAAAGAATGAGTATGATTTCGGAGGGATGACCATCTAGGTAGGTCAGGGCTTCTTCGCCCGAGTTGGCAAAGGCCAGTTCAAACTCCCCACTTCTGATTTCGCGCCTGAAACGCTGCTCGAAGAGGTCTTTTACGTCGGTCTCGTCGTCAACAACTAGAATTTTCATGATCATCGGGTTCATCAAATATACTTGTTTAAGGGCTATTGTGGGTCGTCAAACTGGTAGCCTGATGGTAAACGTGGTTCCTTTGTTCAGAACGCTCTCTACCGTGAGCGTTCCCTTATGGCCCTTCGTGATAATATCGTAGGCTAAACTTAGCCCCAATCCTGTTCCCTGACCGGTCGGCTTGGTGGTGAAGAATGGTTGAAATATTTTTTGTTTGACAGCCTCATCCATTCCTGTACCGTTGTCACTGATCCGAATGGCAACGCCGGTGTCCGTACGCTGTGTACTAACCGTTACCGTAGGTTTGAATGATTCAGCACCGCTGGCTTTCTGCCGTTGCTGAACGGCGTAAAAGGCGTTCGTAAACAAATTCAGCAATACCCGGCCTATATCCTGAGCCACTACGTTGACCGGCCCTAGTGTGGGGTCCAATTTAGTGATAAGTTCGGCATTGAACGTCTTGTCTTTCGCGCGCAGTCCATGATAGGCTAACCGGAGGTATTCATTGCTGAGTGCGTTCAGATCGGTAAGCTCGCGCTGGCCATTACTGGCCCGTGAGTGCTGAAGCATACCCTTGACGATGGACGACGCCCGGTTGCCGTGATGATTGATCTTTTGCAGGTTTTGTTTTAAATCGGCCAGCAGTTCACGCTCCAACTCCGCATCCCGGTCGGGTTTTTGGTGTTCATCCATCAGCTCATCCACCAGTTCGGTCGAGACGTCGGAGAAGTTATTGACAAAGTTGAGTGGATTCTGGATTTCGTGGGCGATGCCAGCTGTTAATTCACCCAGCGACGCCATTTTTTCGGCTTGAATCAACTGGCTTTGGGCGGTCTTCAACTCTTCCTGCTGGCGTTTCAGCTGTTCATTGGCCCGCTGCTGTCGGCGGTAGCTGTTCCAGAAAGATAAGGCCACGGCCGCAACCAGCACCAGGCCAATGAGCGCGGTGATAAGCCATTGCCGTTGCTGCTGTGCTTCTTCGGCCCGGAGCGCAGCCTGTGCCCGTCGTTCGGCTGCCTGGGCGTTCTGCTGCAGTAAGGTCAACTGTTGCTGCGTCCGCCGGCCCGACAACGTATCATCGTAGGCCATGTTGAATTCCTGGAATTTGTAGGCGGTCCGGTAATCGTCTTTCAGGGCGTAGGCGCGGGCCAGGACGTCACTGGCGTCACGGGCGGCTTCTTTGTATCCGATATGACGGCTCAGGTTCCAGCCTCGCTGGCTGTAGTAGATGGCACTGTCAGGCTGGTTCAGCTGCAGGTGGGCTTGACCCAGCACAGTGTAGGTCCAGGAAACAACTTCGTAGGATCCTTTGGCGAGCAGGACCCGCAGGGCCTGCCGACCTGTCTCCAGCGCCTGCTCCGGCTGTCCGTCCTTTACTTCGGCCGCGGCCAGGTTGCTTTCGGCTTCGGCCTGAATACCGGCATTGTTCAGTCGTTGTGCCAGGCGAATGGCTTTATTATAGTACCGGGTAGCTTTGGTCAGGTCGCCCTGGTAGCGGTACAATTCGCCCATTCCGTTCAGCAACCGGGCAATATTGCCTTCCTGACCCGCCTGTTTGTGCAGATCGAGCGCAGTTGTATAATAGCGAATAGCCTGATCGTAGTCGCCAAGCAGGCTGTAGAGCATACCCAGCCGGGCGGTCGCCTGCCGCAACAGCACCGAATCTTTCAACTGTCTGGCCTGCTCCAGCGAAATTAATCCTCGCGAGAGAGCTGGAACATAATCGCCCCGGCTGGTATCGATCCAACCCATCTGACCCAGCACCCGCGCCACGCCACTACGATTGTTCAACTGCTCATACCGCTGGCGGGCCTGGTTGAGGTACTGAAGAGCTTTCTCGTAGTCATTACGACCCGCGTAGGCACCGCCCAGGGCCAGCAGCGCATTGGCTTCGCCTAGGGGGTAGTTGAGTTTACGGGCCAGGGTCAGGGCGTTCTCGGCCAACTCCTGCGCCTGTACATAATCGTCGCTGCGCACAGCCATCGACAGGTCAGTCAGCCGATCGACCCGCACGGGTGTGGCCTGCCTGTGCGTTCGTAACCAGGCCTGCAGTGTATCGGTCGACAGTTGCGCATATAGGCAACCGGAAGCCAACAGCCACAGCAGACCGGTCAGTTGAACGAGACGAATCATCATAGCAGAGTGGTCAGGCAGAATAGTCGATAACAACGCCGGTCAAGGGCTGGACGCGATCAGGCCGGTAACGTAATGACAAAAGTGGTCCCCTCATTTTCGCGACTATCAACGGTAATCGTACCCCCGTGTCCCTGGGTAACGATATCAAAGGCCAGCGACAGCCCAAGACCCGTTCCCTGCCCAGTGGGTTTGGTGGTGAAAAAAGGCTGGAAAATTTTCTGCTGCAACTCGTCGGGAATGCCAACGCCATTGTCGGCGATCTGAATAACCGCCTGCCCGTTCTGGCAGCGCGTTTTTACGGTTACGGTCGGGGTATATTTCCGGGTCGGTTGCTGTTCCGTAAGCAGGTGGCTACGTTGCTGCACGGCATAAAAGGCATTTGTGAACAGGTTGAGTAGTACCCGCCCTATATCCTGCGGCACTACGGTGATCAGGCCCAGATCCGGATCGAGGTCGGTGCTGAAACTGGCGTTGAAAGTTTTGTCTTTTGCGCGCAGGCCATGATAAGCCAGTCGCAGGTATTCATCGACGAAACCATTCAGATCGGTTGGTTCACGCTGACCGCTGCCCGCCCGCGAGTGCTGGAGCATTCCTTTCACGATGGACGACGCCCGGCCGCCATGGTGATTGATTTTCTGCAGGTTCTGTTTCAGGTCGGCCAGCAGTTCGGCCTCCAGGCCCGCGTCCCGGTCGGGCTTCTGCTGCTCCTCTTCCAACTCTTCAACGAGTTCAACCGATACTTCGGAGAAGTTATTGACGAAGTTGAGCGGGTTCTGAATTTCATGGGCGATACCGGCCGTCAACTCACCCAGCGACGCCATTTTTTCGCTGTGGACCAGTTGATTCTGCGTGGCTTTCAGATCAGATAGGGCACGTTCAAGTTCGGCTTTTTGGTTCATGATCTCGGCCGTTCGGGCGGCTACCAACACTTCCAGTTCCGTTTTTCGGGCTTCGATAATACGTCGCTCGGCGGCTTCTTCCTCTCGTTGCTGTTCAATCTTCACCAGGGCTTTCTTCTGACGATTGGCAAAGATGTAAAACGTAAAGAGCCAGATCAGGGTAAAGCCAATGGCCGAATCGAAGTAGTCATCGTACCTCGCATAAAAACGCGGGAACACGTCTTCAATAATTTTACGGATGGTCTGGAGCACCATAAAAGGAGCCACGCCCAGCAGTAAGGTTCGGGCGGGCTGGTTTTCCTTCTGAAGCCAGACTGTGTAGGCAACCATTGCCAGTGAGATCAGCCAGATCAGGCGTAGCGGAAAATCTTCCGAAATTACCGCGCTGAAGGCTACCGCAGCCCCAACAATGATCCAGTAACGGCTAAGCCACATATCCCAGTCCGGCAGACGGTTCTTCGTGTCCAGAAACCGCCTTACCTGATTGATGATAAGGGCCGTTAAGAGCGATGAAACAATTTCATCCTGATCCATCGGACAGGGTAAGGGTTAAGGTGAGTCGATACGGATGGACGCAAGATACGGTCAATCGGTAAGCAGGCAATAGGCCATCAAGACCAGTGGCCGAACGATTCAATGAGTGGCGCTCAGGCCAGTTGAGCCGGTGTCTCCGCCGGGCGGGCCGCCAGTAGGTCATTCTGACGCCGGATGCGTCCCGACAAGCTGCGGACAATGCTCCGCAGAACCTCGCTCCGCTCTTCCATCAGGTCGAAGAAGTCGTCCTGGTCTAGCCGCAGCAGCCGCACATCGGTGAGGGCTTCGGCACTGGCCGAGCGGGCTTCGGTGTCCAGCAGGGCCAGTTCACCGAAGAAGTCGCCCCGGCCGAAGCGGGCCAGTTCGGTATTGCCGTCACGGATGCTGACCTCACCGGAATAGATGACGAACATGCCCGTACCAAGGTCTCCTTTCTGGAAGATAGTCTTGCCCGCAGCGTGACTTTCTTCTTTCATGATGGGCGTAACGCTGGCCAGTACGTTCTCGGGGGTCTGCGAAAACAGGCTGGTATGCGCCAGTAGCAGCACCCGGTCGTAATCAGGAATATGGGCTTGATGGTTGGCTGAGTGACTCATAAGAAGCGGGGATAAGGCGCGGGATTGAGCAAGTAAGGCCTGTTGCGCTGCCAGTGCATCGGCCGTTGGCAAACTGTGCAGCACGACACTAACGGTCCAGGCCGAAAAAACGGTTTCGCCTGTTCGGAGAACAAAAGATCGGATCGACTCTGACTCTGTAAACGGCCCCAGTTCGGCATCAAGCATGCGGACCCGCTCGGGCAAAGGCAGGTCGTCGACCAGTACCTGCATGGTCTGGTAAACCGTTCTGGGTATCAGGTTGTCGAGGAGTTCCAGCGAATTGGCGCGCCGTTCGCGGGCGGGGTGATTCACCCCCATGCGGGCGCCGGCAATGGTTTCGGAGTCGTACAACTGCGTAAGTACGTCGAACAGGCGCTGCAGCAGTACGGTTAGTTCATAATCGAGCGTATCGACCAACATGGGCTCGTCGACACTCCCATGCAGCAGCCGCTGGGCAAGGGCAATCTCTTCGTCGAGCAAAATCCGGAACAGGGCGTCATCGGCCGCTTCGTTCGGAAACCGGCGCAGAGCCCGCAGAGCCGCCCCCCGAACGGTCAGGTCTGGCTGGCTGGCCAGTTCGTTGAGCAATTGGCGGCTTTCGTCCGTTCGGATGGTGCCGCAGATGGTGGCAATACGTTCGATCAGTAAGCGGTTGGTCGATGGCAACGATGCCTTCAGCGCGGAAATAATGGTGTCCTGCCCTGCTTTCAGCGCATTAACGGCCAGTCGGCCAATACCCGGATCGGTCAGGTGGGTAACCAGAAAATTGGTCAGGCCAGGGTCCCCCAATCCACCCGCTGCCGTGATGGCAGCCTTGGCCAGCGTGGGGTTGTCGCTGGTCAGGCGTTGGGTGACTACAGATGCGAAATCGGTCAGCCGGAGCCGGCCAATCAGCGTGAGGGCTATTTGCTGAAGTGCCGGATCCGGGTTATTGATAAGTACCCGCAGGCTGTTTCGACCGGCGGAGTCTTTGGGGTTGAGTTCCAGTACGCCCCGAATACCGCCCTGGCGAATGCTCAGGTCTGTATGGTTCAGGAGCGGAGCCAGTTCGCCGGGCTCCGCGCTGATCCGTCGTCCGAGTAGGTAAGCTGCCTGTTCGCGAAGGGCCGGTTCAGGATCGGTCAGGGCGACATGGGTCAGTGGCCGGACCGGCGTTGGCAGGTCGTGATCGGCCAGCATGGCCAGCGCCCGGTGCCGGACTCCGGAATCCGCGTGGTCCAGCAAGGGAGGAACCTGTTGGGTCAGTTCCTGCGGACTGTGCGCCCCCAGCCACCCCAAAGCCGCTATGACATCGGCGGGTTTATCGCTGCTGAGCTGCCGGACCATGGCGGCTTTGGCCGCCGTTGGCATAGCGAGCTGATCCCGTTCCAGAAAGCGACGGCCTATGGCGTCGTTCAGTTCGTGCATGTAGTGGCCGTAGGTCTTACGCAACAGGTAAAAAGCCCCGATCAGTAGCGCCAGCCAGACAAAAGGCACCACTTTTTCGAGGGTTGAATTGTTATGCATGGCCCAGATGAGCACACCCGCCAGGCCAAGTCCCAGGGGTTCATACAATCCCTTGGCCAGCGTGTGTCCTTTTAGCCGTTGCGGGGGCGACAGGGGCTGGAACAAGACCAGAAATACCGGATCGAACAGCGACCGGCGGACTACCTCGAAAACCAGATAAAGGAGACAGAAATAGATCAATAGTACGGTTTCTTCGGTACCAATCCGGTTCAGGGTAATCAGTCCGACCAAGCCAACCAGCGCCACCAGCGGCAGCAGCAGCAGAGACCGACGAACCCCAAATTTGTCGAGCAGCGCACCCGACAGCAGCAGCTTAACAAGCATGGCCAGGCTGTAGGTGAGGGCCAGCACGTAGCTGACATATTTGATGACATCCGACTGGTCGTGGAACCGATGCTTGACGTTGACGAAAAAGTTGTACTCAATTTCAATAGCCGCAGCCGCCAGCGCGGCCAGACTCAGGCACATCAGGAAAATCAGATTACTCCCCCCGAACCGTTTCCCTACGAAGCGGGATGGTTCCCGTTTCACCGCCCGCGCCGGCCGGTGTGCCGCATGAACCTCGTGGGATTGTATGGTAAGCTGCAGTGTGTAAAAGGCAGCCAGAAACGCACCAAAAGCAACCATCACCAGCAATAGAATGCCAGTATGGGCGTGTACAAAAGCCGCCAGGATGGCACCCAGCGCTTTGGCTGGCATATCGCCTGAGCTGATAACGCTGAACAAACGCTTACTCTGCCGCGTATCGAACACCACGGCCGAAACGCCCCAGAACTCAAGATTCGTGAGCAGGTAGACAACCCGGTAGCCCGCCATAATAGCCACCGCTGCCGCTACCGAGTGGCCGAATGCAACCAGGAGCCCTACCACTATCGTCATGGCTACCACCGTTAACAGCACCCGCGTGGCCAGACTACTCAGGAGCAGATGGTGTTCGTAGTAACCATACAGCCTCCCAATGCCGATCATGGCCACGGCCGAGCAGAGGTAGGCGATTGGCAGGTTCGTTTCGGGATTATTTTCGAGCAGAATGGCATTGGCCGCCACGTAAACGAGGATGGTGCCAATACCCAACAGGAAATTATGGACAAAAAACAAGCCGACCGTTCGGGCTTCGTCGGGCCGAACACCTAACGCCCGCTGCCATCGCTGCGCGAACGACAGAACGGAAGGCTGGTTACTGACGTCGACGTTCATAAACTAGTACTACGGAAGAGTTCATTTGCTGAGCGAACCGGTTCAGTGATTGAGCGGGTCCTACCCTCAAATATAGGTTACCGTTGCCAAATCGGGGCATTTTCTGTTTTTTTTAGCCACGCAAGGTCATACTAACATGAATTGTCCGCTGCCATAAGCCCGCACGTTATGAGATCGACAAGGAGTAGAGTTGATGGTGCGGGCGGCTTTAATGGCCTCAAAACACGTAGTACGGGCCTGGACCGGAAGCCTGACGAATTCGTCAACCAAACCGGCGCGAATGCTGTTATACCACTAAGGACGTCGTTACCAGCGCACAGTAGGATAAAAACCATAATTTTTAAGGCTAAGTGTTTAGCCGATACGCTACCTTTGCGAGTCAAAACAACGACGCGCCCCCGTCATGGACCAGTTTTCATATATCGCCAATTCCGACGCGGCTTACGTAGATCAATTGTATCAGTCTTATAAGCAAGACCCTCAATTAGTTGACGAAAGCTGGCAGCAATTCTTCAAAGGATTCGAGTTCTCATTGACCTACGGCGAAGCCGCCAACGGCACCAAACCGAGTACTACCGCATCGAACGGCGCTACCGCCAACGGTGCATCCGCTAAAACAAATGGCCAGGCTGCCAAACCAGTCGACGCCAGTCATGCCGAAAAAGAAGTTTCGGTGGCCAGCCTGATCAAAGCCTACCGATCACGGGGGCACCTGCTGGCAAAAACAAATCCGCTCAAGGAACGCAAAGACCGCCAGCCTCGGGTTGATCTTCCGGACTATGCCCTGACAGAAGCCGATCTCGATACAACATTTGAATCGGGTAAGCTGCTCGGCATCGGTCCCGCTACGCTCCGTACCATCATGGAGTCGCTGCGGAAGATCTATGCCGGCAACATCGGCTTTGAGTACATGTACATCCGCGAGATGGAGGTGAAAAACTGGCTGCGTAACAAGATCGAGAAAGAAGCGCTGGTCTTTACGCCCACCATCGACGAGAAAAAGCGGATTCTTGAAAAGCTGAACGAGGCCACTGTCTTTGAAAACTTCCTGGCGACCAAATACCTGGGCCAGAAGCGGTTTTCGCTCGAAGGCGGGGAATCAACTATCCCGGCGCTGGACACGATCATTAGTCAGGCGGCCGACATGGGTGTTGAAGAAGTAATGATCGGTATGGCTCACCGGGGGCGTTTGAACGTTCTCTGTAACATTCTGGGTAAATCCTATGAAGCGGTTTTCGATGGCTTCGAAGGAAACGTACCCGAACAGGTGCAGGGTGATGGTGATGTGAAATATCACCTTGGCTATTCCAGCCTGACCGAGACGAAATCCGGTAAGCAGATCAGCGTAAAACTCGCGCCTAACCCGTCGCACCTGGAAGCGGTCAATCCGGTTGTTGAAGGGTTTGTGCGGGCTCAGGCCGATGAAGAGTATGCTGGTGACTTTACCAAGATCATGCCCATCCTGATTCACGGCGACGCAGCCGTTGCCGGTCAGGGCATTGTGTATGAAGTAACCCAAATGGCTAAACTGGCCGGCTACCAAACCGGGGGAACAGTCCATTTTGTGATCAATAACCAGGTTGGTTTCACGACCGATTTTGAGGATGCCCGTTCGTCCATCTATTGTTCGGACGTAGCCAAGATCATCGATGCGCCAATCTTCCACGTCAACGGCGACGATCCGGAAGCGGTTATTTTCTGCGCCCGGCTGGCCGTTGAGTTTCGCGAGAAATTCAACCGTGATGTGTTCATTGATATGGTTTGCTACCGGCGCTACGGCCACAATGAATCCGATGAGCCGAAGTTCACGCAGCCGACGATGTATAACATCATCGATAAACATGCAAACACCCGCGAACTCTACAATAAAATGCTCATCGAACGGGGCGATGTAGACGCTGAGCTGGCGAACCGCATGGATACGGAGTTTAAAAAGCAACTGCAGGACCGGCTTGACCGGGTGAAGCAGAAAGCAGAAATTCCTTACAAACCGTTGCGCCTTGACCTGGACTGGGCCGAACTCCGCTTTGCGGAACCCGCTGATTTTGACCAGTCGCCGGAAACGGGTGTTTCGGCCGAAACGCTGGACACGGTTGGTAAAGCGCTGGTGAAACTGCCCGAAGGGTTTAAGCCGCTGAAGCAGATTGAAAAACTGCTCAAAGACCGGCAAGCGATGCTGACCGAAACCAAGATGGTGAACTGGGGTACGGCTGAGTTGCTGGCCTATGGGTCGCTGCTGGTTGAGGGTAAGCCCGTTCGGTTGAGCGGCCAGGATGTGCAGCGTGGTACGTTCTCGCACCGGCACTCGGTTCTGCACGATTCCGATACCAACAAATCCTACTCGTCGCTCGATTTCATCCAGGATGGGCAGCAGAAGTTTCAGGTATACAATTCATTGCTGTCGGAGTACGGCGTTCTTGGTTTCGAGTATGGCTACGCCATGGCGAACCCACACGCGCTGGTGATCTGGGAAGCCCAGTTTGGTGATTTTTCGAACGGGGCTCAGCTGATCATCGACCAGTTCATTGCGGCTGCCGAGTCGAAGTGGGGTATTCAGAATGGGCTTGTCATGTTGCTGCCACACGGCTACGAAGGACAGGGCCCCGAGCACTCCAACGCTCGCCCGGAGCGGTATCTACAGCTCACGGCCGAATACAACATGGTGGTTGCAAACATCACAACGCCGGCTAACTTCTTCCACCTGATGCGCCGGCAACTGGCGTGGGGATTCCGGAAGCCGCTGGTGGTCATGTCGCCCAAATCGCTGTTACGTCACCCCAAATGCGTATCCCCGCTGGAGGAGTTGACCAAAGGTTCGTTCCAGGAAGTGCTGGGCGATTCTTACGCCGATCCTAAGAAAGTAAAACGGGTACTGCTTTGCTCGGGTAAGGTTTACTATGACCTACTCGATAAGCAGCAGGCCGATCAGCGCGATGACGTAGCCATTGTCCGGCTGGAACAACTGGCTCCGCTGCCCAAAAAGCAGCTTGATGCTGTGTTAAGCCAGTACAAAAAAGCGGATCTGGTCTGGGTTCAGGAAGAACCAGAAAATATGGGCTACTGGGGTTACCTGCTACGCGTCATGGCGGGCCAGAACCCAGCCGCGTCTTATACCCTGCGGGTGGTTTCGCGCGGGGCCGCTGCGTCGCCTGCTACGGGCTACGCCAAAGTACACACCCAGGAACAGGCTGATATTGTTCGCCGGGCGTTTGACTAAACTAGTCGATCAGTAGTGAGTTGGGCAGTGGGTAGGTCGGTAGACACACACACTGCCCAGGTCGCTAACTGACTACCTCAATAACTGACCAACTCACTAACTGCTATATGGCCGTTGACATGAAAATCCCCGCCGTAGGGGAATCGATTACCGAAGTAACCGTTGGTACCTGGTACAAAAAAGAAGGTGATCAGGTAAAGATGGACGACGTCCTGTGCGGACTCGATTCTGACAAAGCGACGTTTGAACTGACGGCCGAAGCCAATGGCACGCTGCATATCCTGGCTCAGGAAGGGGATGTACTGCCCATTGGTGCCAGCATCTGCACCATCGACGATGCGGGCGGTAACGCAGCACCGGCGGCCCCCGCTCCGGCCAAAGCCGAAACGCCCGCACCGGCTCAACCTGCTGCGGCAAAGTCCGAACCGGCGCCCGCTGTTCAGCCCGTTGCCGAACCGGCTGCGGCTGCTCCATCGGCGGCCCCGAGCGTAGTTGAAATGAAAGTTCCTGCGGTGGGCGAGTCTGTTACCGAAGTAACCATTGCCTCCTGGAGCAAAAAAGACGGTGATCAGGTTGCCCTCGACGAAGTACTTTGTGAACTGGAATCGGATAAAGCGACGTTCGAATTGCCGGCCGAAGCCGCCGGTACACTCCGTATTGTTGCGCAGGCTGGCGAAACACTGGCTATTGGCGCCTTAATCGCCAAAATCGAAGTAGGTGCTGGCGCTGCTGCCGCTCCTGCCTCACAGCCAGCACCTGCTCCGGCGGCTCAACAGCCAACCGCAGCTGATACCGCATCGAATGGGCAGAATGGGTACGCCGTTAACCACCCGTCGCCGGCTGCCGCTAAGATTCTGGACGAAAAAGGTGTGGCTGCCCAACAGGTTCAGGGTACGGGTGTAGGTGGGCGCGTGACCAAGGAAGATGCGATGAAAGCGTCTCCCGCACCGGCCCAACCCGCAGCCACTCCGGCGCCTGCTCCGGCTAAACCCGCGCCTGCATCCGCCCCGGCTCCGGTTATGACCGGCGAACGCGTTCAGCGTCGGGAAAAAATGACATCGCTGCGTCGGACTATCGCCCGCCGATTGGTAGCGGTAAAGAATGAAACGGCAATGCTCACTACCTTCAACGAGGTAGACATGAAGCCGATCATGGATCTGCGCAACAAGTACAAAGACAAGTTTAAAGAGAAAAACGGTGTGGGCCTGGGCTTCATGTCGTTCTTCACGAAGGCGGTCTGT is a window from the Spirosoma rigui genome containing:
- the odhB gene encoding 2-oxoglutarate dehydrogenase complex dihydrolipoyllysine-residue succinyltransferase, with the protein product MAVDMKIPAVGESITEVTVGTWYKKEGDQVKMDDVLCGLDSDKATFELTAEANGTLHILAQEGDVLPIGASICTIDDAGGNAAPAAPAPAKAETPAPAQPAAAKSEPAPAVQPVAEPAAAAPSAAPSVVEMKVPAVGESVTEVTIASWSKKDGDQVALDEVLCELESDKATFELPAEAAGTLRIVAQAGETLAIGALIAKIEVGAGAAAAPASQPAPAPAAQQPTAADTASNGQNGYAVNHPSPAAAKILDEKGVAAQQVQGTGVGGRVTKEDAMKASPAPAQPAATPAPAPAKPAPASAPAPVMTGERVQRREKMTSLRRTIARRLVAVKNETAMLTTFNEVDMKPIMDLRNKYKDKFKEKNGVGLGFMSFFTKAVCTALKDFPAVNAQIDGDQMVFNDFCDISIAVSSDRGLVVPVIRNAEQMSFAQIEKEIVRLAGLARENKLTIEQMTGGTFTITNGGTFGSMLSTPIINAPQSAILGMHNIVERAVVVNGEIVIRPIMYVALSYDHRIIDGKESVSFLVRVKQILEDPARMLFDM